In Sedimenticola thiotaurini, the following proteins share a genomic window:
- a CDS encoding putative bifunctional diguanylate cyclase/phosphodiesterase, with translation MSPRSLLLTRRRSEKSYHIANRKMSKNLQTSVQGMPLLKFILLLSVGYLVFSLIAIFLISTNIKQKAISDLSREDARQTAELIFQSLYSVMSDGWDKQEISATIERLNQAAPNIEIMSYRGDPVINEFGDTPGQIKQRESDPLIQQALANGQEILQTSQTEIRFIYPVIAERACIQCHKQSTPGDVNGVIDIRYPVENLKVSLSLMINVMLGYISLLLALLFIGLFFKLKTFVIQPISALTDIMGDISQHADLTKRVRYKSRILEVQHLTSYFNRMLVTLQDFQYRLEQLSARDPLTGLYNRRKFEQFLDYEVDRATRHQRSFCLIMIDLDNFKHINDTYGHPVGDMALQKLALLLMEQTRKSDVIARLGGDEFAIILPETDFEHGLSSAEKLRHILTDSTLELPDCKISISASFGVVSYPDNGDGVENLNIAMDVAMYKAKHSGKNCVAVLDEREKVAEMEIFTKGEFLRQALEDERITVFLQPIVQIPGELYAYEVLARIESDDKYTAASEFIHAAEELGLTIELDMEVFKQGIKHLANHPAEKSRLFFNLASHTLAKEQVIHEMVAFAQEMGIQLQRIVFEITEREALPRISELSRLIDELHELGIEFALDDFGSGFSSFLYLKYLAVDYVKIEGSFVRQIAVDQRDRIMVEHIASIANQFGIKTIAEMVEDEETDQLLRTYGINYAQGYYYGHPISIHPQRPSADEQHPFPKP, from the coding sequence TTGTCGCCACGCTCCCTTCTTCTCACAAGGCGGCGGTCTGAAAAGTCGTACCATATCGCGAACAGGAAGATGTCAAAGAATTTACAAACGAGTGTTCAGGGAATGCCACTTTTAAAGTTTATCCTACTGCTATCAGTTGGATACCTGGTTTTTTCCCTCATCGCGATCTTCCTCATATCCACAAACATCAAGCAGAAGGCTATCAGCGACCTGTCTCGGGAGGATGCCCGACAAACAGCGGAACTCATCTTTCAAAGTCTCTACTCGGTCATGAGCGATGGATGGGACAAGCAAGAGATATCGGCAACGATCGAGCGTCTCAATCAGGCCGCACCAAACATTGAAATCATGTCCTATCGGGGAGACCCGGTGATTAACGAATTTGGAGACACACCCGGCCAGATCAAACAACGGGAGTCTGACCCGTTAATTCAGCAGGCGTTGGCAAACGGACAGGAGATATTGCAAACCAGTCAGACCGAAATCCGCTTCATCTATCCGGTAATTGCGGAACGCGCCTGTATTCAGTGTCATAAACAGTCCACGCCCGGTGATGTTAATGGCGTCATCGACATCCGCTACCCGGTGGAGAATCTTAAAGTCTCCCTCTCCCTGATGATCAATGTGATGCTTGGCTATATCAGCCTGCTTCTGGCACTGTTATTCATCGGTCTGTTTTTCAAACTTAAAACCTTTGTCATTCAGCCCATAAGCGCCTTAACGGATATTATGGGCGACATATCACAACATGCCGATCTGACCAAGCGAGTCAGGTATAAAAGCAGAATACTGGAAGTACAGCATCTCACCAGCTACTTCAATCGCATGCTGGTCACACTGCAGGACTTTCAGTACAGACTCGAACAACTTTCCGCCCGTGATCCTCTCACCGGCCTCTATAACCGACGGAAGTTCGAACAGTTTCTCGATTATGAAGTTGACCGGGCTACCCGCCATCAGCGCAGTTTCTGCCTCATCATGATTGACCTGGATAACTTTAAACATATCAATGATACCTACGGCCATCCGGTGGGTGATATGGCGCTGCAAAAGCTGGCGTTGCTACTGATGGAACAAACCCGAAAAAGTGACGTTATAGCCCGGCTTGGCGGGGATGAATTTGCCATCATTCTGCCCGAGACCGATTTCGAGCATGGCTTGTCATCTGCGGAAAAACTGCGCCATATACTGACTGACTCCACACTGGAGCTACCGGATTGCAAGATCAGTATCAGTGCCAGTTTTGGGGTTGTCAGCTATCCGGATAATGGAGATGGTGTAGAGAATCTCAATATCGCCATGGATGTGGCTATGTATAAAGCCAAGCACAGTGGTAAAAACTGCGTTGCGGTCCTGGATGAGCGAGAGAAAGTCGCAGAAATGGAGATATTCACCAAAGGGGAGTTTCTGCGCCAGGCCCTGGAAGATGAGCGGATCACTGTATTCCTGCAACCCATTGTACAGATACCAGGAGAACTGTACGCCTATGAAGTTCTCGCCAGGATTGAAAGTGACGATAAATATACCGCTGCCAGCGAGTTCATTCACGCCGCCGAAGAGTTAGGCCTGACTATCGAACTGGACATGGAAGTGTTTAAACAGGGCATCAAGCATTTAGCCAATCATCCAGCAGAAAAGAGCAGACTCTTTTTCAATCTCGCGTCGCACACACTGGCCAAAGAACAGGTAATCCATGAGATGGTGGCCTTTGCCCAGGAGATGGGGATTCAACTTCAGAGAATCGTATTCGAAATTACTGAACGGGAGGCCCTGCCAAGAATATCCGAACTGAGCCGGCTGATTGATGAACTGCATGAGCTGGGTATCGAATTTGCCCTGGATGATTTTGGAAGCGGTTTCTCTTCCTTCCTCTATCTGAAGTATCTGGCGGTCGACTACGTGAAAATTGAAGGCAGCTTTGTGCGCCAGATTGCCGTGGATCAGAGAGACAGAATCATGGTGGAGCATATCGCCAGCATTGCGAATCAATTTGGCATCAAAACCATCGCAGAGATGGTGGAAGACGAGGAAACCGACCAATTGCTTCGTACATATGGCATCAACTATGCCCAGGGTTACTATTACGGTCATCCCATTTCAATCCACCCCCAGCGCCCGTCCGCTGACGAGCAGCACCCCTTCCCCAAACCATGA
- a CDS encoding glycerophosphodiester phosphodiesterase family protein has translation MNSLSSRLVAHRGYMEAYPENSWRGIQAALDLGATWVEFDIQMYAPGRFVLLHDMDFNRTASRPLSLLEITEQQLEQISIHEPLRLGGEHGPEPVPWLHEVLPHLADYPAARVMVEIKEESLHHWGVAPVMQSLLAILDRFSTQCVLISFSYAALNFARENSNLEIGWVLRQYDQFNIDRASVLKPEYLICNHTKLPKTNQLASGPWIWMIYDITDATLARHWIGRGIDLIETRDIGKLIA, from the coding sequence ATGAACAGCCTCTCTTCCCGTCTGGTTGCCCATCGGGGATACATGGAGGCATATCCGGAGAATAGCTGGCGAGGCATTCAAGCCGCACTGGATCTGGGGGCGACGTGGGTGGAGTTCGATATCCAAATGTACGCTCCAGGTCGTTTTGTCCTGCTTCACGATATGGATTTTAATCGAACAGCCAGTCGCCCACTCTCTCTGCTTGAGATCACTGAACAACAACTGGAACAGATCAGTATTCATGAGCCGCTACGATTAGGTGGAGAACATGGCCCTGAACCCGTTCCCTGGCTGCACGAAGTATTGCCCCATCTGGCCGACTATCCGGCGGCACGGGTAATGGTAGAGATCAAGGAGGAGAGCCTGCATCACTGGGGCGTGGCACCGGTGATGCAATCGCTGCTTGCTATTCTGGATCGCTTCAGTACCCAGTGTGTGTTGATCTCATTCAGTTATGCTGCACTCAACTTCGCTAGGGAAAACAGTAACCTGGAGATAGGATGGGTCCTGCGGCAGTATGATCAGTTCAATATAGATCGGGCATCGGTACTGAAGCCGGAATATCTGATCTGCAACCACACTAAACTACCGAAAACAAACCAACTGGCCTCTGGCCCCTGGATCTGGATGATCTACGACATCACGGATGCAACGCTGGCCAGGCACTGGATCGGGCGCGGCATCGATCTGATTGAAACCCGGGACATCGGCAAACTGATCGCCTGA
- a CDS encoding L-serine ammonia-lyase, giving the protein MSISIFELFKIGIGPSSSHTVGPMKAARRFALHLKNRDLLSQTQRVKAELFGSLGATGKGHGSDKAILLGLSGEQPDTTDIDQIPNRLEKIRGTDTLNLLDEWSVPYHEDSDLILHKRKNLPGHPNGMRFSAMADDGQLLESKVYYSVGGGFILDEYEIKGDRLPQVSTVLPYPFSTGSELLSLCQKTGNNISNLIMENEKCWQSETAIRAQLLKIWQVMQETVERGCHTEGTLPGGMKVKRRAAKLYRKLKTGTEHGPSPLNAIDWTNLYALAVNEENAAGGRIVTAPTNGAAGIIPAVLHYFARFCRGADDDSVVRFLLTAGAIGILYKINASISGAEVGCQGEVGSACSMAAAGLTEVLGGTPQQVENAAEIGMEHNLGLTCDPVGGLVQVPCIERNAMASIKAINASRMALYGDGSHFISLDKVIRTMRETGKDMKTKYKETARGGLAVNFIDC; this is encoded by the coding sequence GTGTCCATCAGCATCTTTGAACTGTTCAAAATCGGCATTGGACCCTCCAGTTCCCACACTGTAGGCCCTATGAAGGCGGCCCGTCGATTTGCGCTACATCTGAAGAACAGGGACCTTCTTAGCCAAACGCAACGGGTAAAAGCCGAGCTTTTCGGCTCACTGGGAGCCACAGGGAAAGGACACGGCAGTGATAAGGCCATACTGCTCGGATTGTCCGGCGAACAACCCGACACGACCGACATTGACCAGATTCCGAACAGACTGGAAAAGATACGTGGGACCGACACGCTGAATCTTCTCGACGAATGGTCCGTCCCTTATCACGAAGATAGTGATCTCATTCTGCATAAACGGAAGAATCTACCCGGGCATCCCAACGGCATGCGCTTCAGTGCCATGGCCGATGACGGGCAACTGCTGGAGAGCAAGGTCTATTATTCAGTGGGTGGTGGATTCATTCTGGATGAGTATGAAATCAAGGGTGACAGACTGCCACAAGTATCCACTGTCCTCCCCTACCCCTTCTCCACAGGCAGTGAATTGTTATCCCTTTGCCAGAAAACAGGCAACAATATCAGTAACTTGATCATGGAGAATGAAAAATGTTGGCAATCTGAAACTGCCATACGGGCACAGTTACTGAAAATCTGGCAGGTCATGCAGGAGACAGTTGAGCGCGGCTGTCACACGGAAGGAACTCTGCCTGGAGGAATGAAGGTAAAACGTCGTGCTGCGAAGCTTTATCGAAAACTTAAAACCGGTACCGAGCATGGCCCATCCCCGCTTAATGCCATTGACTGGACCAATCTCTATGCATTGGCGGTAAATGAAGAGAATGCAGCCGGCGGACGGATTGTGACCGCACCGACCAACGGAGCGGCCGGAATTATCCCCGCGGTTCTGCACTACTTCGCTCGATTTTGCCGCGGGGCCGATGACGACAGCGTCGTGCGCTTTCTGTTAACGGCGGGTGCGATCGGCATACTGTACAAGATCAACGCATCCATCTCCGGCGCGGAGGTGGGTTGCCAGGGCGAAGTTGGTTCAGCCTGTTCCATGGCGGCCGCAGGACTGACCGAGGTACTTGGAGGGACACCACAGCAGGTTGAAAATGCCGCCGAGATTGGTATGGAACATAACTTGGGATTAACCTGCGATCCGGTAGGCGGCCTGGTACAGGTGCCCTGTATTGAGCGAAATGCCATGGCTTCGATCAAGGCGATCAACGCTTCCCGCATGGCGCTCTACGGTGATGGTAGCCACTTTATTTCCCTCGACAAAGTGATCAGAACGATGCGGGAAACCGGCAAGGATATGAAAACCAAGTATAAAGAGACTGCGCGCGGCGGCCTGGCAGTGAATTTTATCGACTGTTGA
- a CDS encoding HD-GYP domain-containing protein — MRQKITPRQLTIGMYVELPLSWSQHPFVKNAFKIKNQDQIDKIRQCKLPHILVDFDRSDVKAAQLIPEDNSLIVDPKDQPVPERWNPETLAPTELLEALNDGTMASEMKAQVVYRHSRTMLERLFESPSAENILTSKKVIASITDLVLADDETSSNLLRITSHDFYTYTHSVNVGITALLLAKALFRRSDGHDLHELGAGFFLHDLGKVMVDPNVINKPGKLTDAEMAHMRIHPFQGYKILKQANALSDECRYIVMQHHEYYDGTGYPKRLKDKEIHRYARICCIADVFDALTAERSYKKAMKPFDALKLMQKQMSGHFDKKLFAEFVLLFR; from the coding sequence ATGCGTCAGAAAATCACTCCAAGGCAATTGACTATCGGAATGTATGTGGAGTTGCCGCTCTCCTGGAGTCAACACCCTTTTGTCAAAAACGCATTCAAAATAAAAAACCAGGATCAGATTGATAAGATCAGGCAGTGTAAGTTGCCCCATATCCTGGTGGATTTTGATCGGAGCGATGTAAAGGCAGCTCAATTAATACCTGAAGATAATTCCCTGATCGTCGACCCCAAGGATCAGCCGGTTCCCGAACGCTGGAACCCGGAAACGCTCGCCCCAACCGAACTGCTGGAGGCGTTGAATGACGGAACCATGGCTTCTGAGATGAAGGCACAGGTGGTTTATAGGCATTCACGCACCATGCTGGAACGACTGTTTGAGAGCCCATCCGCGGAAAATATCCTGACCAGTAAGAAAGTGATAGCCTCTATTACCGACCTGGTGCTTGCGGATGATGAGACGTCCAGCAATTTATTACGCATCACCTCCCACGACTTCTATACCTACACCCACTCTGTGAACGTAGGTATTACCGCACTGTTACTGGCTAAAGCGCTTTTTCGTCGTTCCGATGGACATGATCTACATGAGTTGGGGGCCGGATTTTTTCTGCATGACCTGGGCAAAGTGATGGTAGACCCCAATGTGATCAATAAACCTGGAAAATTGACGGATGCCGAAATGGCTCACATGCGCATCCACCCGTTTCAGGGTTATAAAATACTCAAACAGGCCAACGCACTGAGCGATGAGTGCCGTTATATCGTTATGCAGCACCATGAATACTATGATGGAACCGGCTATCCAAAGCGACTCAAGGACAAGGAGATACATCGCTATGCCCGTATCTGCTGTATCGCTGATGTATTCGATGCGCTGACTGCCGAGCGTTCCTACAAGAAGGCTATGAAACCTTTTGATGCATTGAAATTGATGCAGAAACAGATGTCAGGCCATTTTGATAAAAAACTGTTTGCGGAATTTGTGCTGTTGTTCAGGTAA
- a CDS encoding PEP-CTERM sorting domain-containing protein, with protein MMKKTLLALSLIGLTGSAVASPFYVDGNTNWNGDLAASTDKVCDTCTSSKNEITYIYQSNSTTIDSNGSGALDAGDTIITDGGVAVGNLTNNVVTGFNPSEVFGVANDNGYGDNWLLTFGFTGLTGTVVEYTPGVSLELAYGPGGSFDLYYTEDGTTLYNFMDIQVTGAVTGSGGTLLAGVVDFADADVLTDGDPTNDWMLNLFHSDGATCGGQSGYYDIWSTCDGTGLPLLQITFLADFNTNASTINVTDNGAAGAILTGNHDGSAVFNVPEPSTLALFGGTLLLLGASARRRKA; from the coding sequence ATGATGAAAAAAACACTACTTGCACTAAGCTTGATAGGACTGACCGGCTCTGCTGTAGCATCGCCGTTCTATGTCGATGGCAACACGAACTGGAATGGAGATCTGGCTGCTTCAACTGACAAGGTGTGTGATACCTGCACATCTTCAAAGAATGAGATCACCTATATCTACCAGTCGAACTCCACCACCATTGATAGCAATGGTTCTGGCGCGCTGGATGCCGGTGACACCATTATCACCGACGGTGGTGTGGCGGTTGGAAATCTCACAAACAACGTAGTCACCGGTTTTAATCCGAGTGAAGTATTCGGTGTGGCCAATGATAACGGTTACGGCGACAACTGGCTGTTGACTTTCGGTTTCACCGGCCTGACCGGTACCGTTGTTGAGTATACCCCAGGCGTCTCCCTGGAACTGGCCTATGGACCGGGCGGCAGCTTCGATCTCTACTACACCGAAGATGGCACCACCCTGTACAACTTCATGGATATCCAGGTGACCGGCGCTGTTACCGGTAGTGGCGGTACGCTGTTGGCCGGTGTGGTTGATTTTGCTGACGCCGACGTGTTGACTGATGGTGATCCCACCAATGACTGGATGTTGAACCTGTTCCACTCTGACGGCGCAACCTGCGGTGGCCAGAGCGGTTACTACGATATCTGGAGCACTTGTGATGGTACCGGTTTGCCGCTGCTGCAAATCACCTTCCTGGCTGACTTCAACACCAATGCCAGCACTATCAACGTGACGGACAACGGCGCCGCTGGCGCAATCCTGACCGGTAACCACGATGGTAGCGCCGTATTCAACGTGCCAGAGCCCAGCACCTTGGCACTGTTCGGCGGTACCCTGCTGCTGTTGGGTGCAAGCGCACGTCGCAGAAAAGCATAA
- a CDS encoding SDR family oxidoreductase, with amino-acid sequence MEANHPHLLVIGATGQLGSAILQRATLEKLTTTAFVRSQSRLNLPEMGNVTAHIGDLSDFGSVDKACSQGITHVVATASSIVPRKGEAFGVDDLLYYRNIIRACQTHGIQHLIYISAFPSPFDEQIPEFVIKRQVEQMIIESGIPYTIFRGAAFMDIYYAVMGSSAVMKGIPQPTLLRGYWLSRLWSSLTNGILEKYGVALVPGNGQTRQSFICIEDVANCMVRAINQPATINKLIDLGGPQALSWREVADIYGEKLDKKVTKLPLPIWLLKLLEFIMRKHSPAGANMMSILALLGQYEFTPDMTELSGLLDMEFTDTRSFISRKLAEGE; translated from the coding sequence ATGGAAGCCAACCATCCACACCTGCTGGTTATCGGCGCCACTGGCCAGTTGGGCAGTGCCATACTGCAACGGGCAACCTTAGAAAAATTGACCACCACAGCCTTTGTCCGATCCCAGTCCCGGTTGAACTTGCCGGAAATGGGCAACGTCACCGCCCATATTGGCGACCTGAGTGATTTCGGGAGCGTGGACAAAGCGTGTAGCCAGGGTATAACCCATGTGGTTGCAACCGCCAGTTCCATTGTTCCCCGTAAAGGAGAAGCTTTCGGTGTCGATGATCTTCTCTACTACAGGAATATTATTCGCGCCTGTCAGACACATGGGATCCAACACCTTATATATATATCCGCCTTCCCCTCCCCGTTTGACGAGCAGATTCCCGAGTTCGTCATAAAGCGCCAAGTCGAACAGATGATTATTGAATCGGGCATCCCTTACACCATCTTTCGCGGTGCCGCCTTCATGGATATTTACTATGCAGTGATGGGGAGTAGCGCTGTCATGAAGGGTATTCCACAACCTACCCTGCTGCGCGGCTACTGGCTGTCACGCTTATGGTCATCCCTGACCAACGGCATCCTGGAAAAATATGGTGTGGCCCTGGTTCCGGGCAATGGCCAGACCCGGCAATCCTTTATCTGCATTGAAGATGTGGCTAACTGCATGGTGCGGGCAATCAACCAACCAGCAACTATCAATAAGCTTATTGACCTGGGTGGACCCCAGGCGCTCTCCTGGCGGGAAGTGGCCGATATTTATGGAGAAAAGCTTGATAAAAAAGTAACAAAACTGCCCTTGCCAATATGGCTATTGAAACTGCTTGAATTTATCATGCGCAAACACTCTCCAGCCGGGGCGAATATGATGAGCATTCTTGCCCTGCTTGGCCAATATGAATTCACACCTGACATGACCGAACTGTCCGGTCTTTTAGATATGGAATTCACTGACACCCGGTCATTTATATCCAGAAAGTTGGCTGAAGGCGAATAG
- a CDS encoding ThiF family adenylyltransferase, producing MSDFDYDLAFSRNNGITSTQEQERLKHATVAIAGMGGVGGDYLITLARAGIGNFKISDFDEFEVGNFNRQYGATISSVGKPKMTVMRDLALDINPDSQIETYPDGINESNIDAFLEGADVFIDAVEFFEIQTHRMIINACRERNIPAIFGVPLGFGVGMLVYTANGMSFDDYFDIDYSASLEHQVLKMSLGCAPAGFHLKYVDPDSVDLSQRKAPSIASGCKLATGMVITQAILAILHPEELKPIPHYTCYDARLNKLKKGTLWMGNRNPVQKLKFGVAKRLLGL from the coding sequence ATGAGTGATTTTGATTACGACCTGGCCTTTTCCCGAAACAACGGCATCACCTCCACCCAGGAGCAGGAGCGACTGAAACATGCCACCGTGGCAATCGCCGGCATGGGGGGCGTGGGTGGAGATTATCTGATAACCCTGGCCAGGGCGGGCATCGGAAACTTCAAGATTTCCGACTTCGATGAATTTGAAGTGGGTAATTTTAACCGCCAGTATGGCGCCACTATCTCCTCAGTCGGCAAACCGAAAATGACCGTGATGCGGGATCTGGCGTTGGATATCAACCCGGACAGCCAGATTGAAACCTATCCCGATGGAATCAACGAGTCCAATATCGATGCTTTCCTGGAGGGGGCTGATGTTTTTATCGATGCGGTCGAGTTCTTCGAGATTCAGACACATCGCATGATCATTAACGCCTGCCGGGAACGGAATATACCGGCCATTTTCGGGGTACCACTTGGCTTTGGCGTGGGAATGCTGGTCTACACCGCCAACGGCATGTCCTTTGATGACTATTTTGATATCGACTACAGCGCATCGCTTGAACACCAGGTGTTGAAAATGTCCCTGGGCTGTGCACCTGCCGGCTTCCATCTGAAGTATGTCGACCCGGATTCTGTTGACCTGAGCCAGCGTAAAGCTCCCAGTATTGCCAGTGGCTGTAAACTGGCAACCGGCATGGTTATCACCCAGGCCATATTGGCCATCCTGCATCCGGAAGAGCTGAAACCGATCCCTCACTATACCTGCTACGACGCCCGGCTCAACAAGCTTAAAAAGGGAACCCTCTGGATGGGAAACAGAAATCCCGTTCAGAAACTTAAGTTCGGCGTCGCCAAACGACTGTTGGGGTTGTAA
- a CDS encoding GNAT family N-acetyltransferase, with protein sequence MQDGVRFAITEEDNRASFRLRYQIYVKSMGRLKDKGDHEKEELRDEYDEFARAVIAIQNGEPIGTLRLFWGGDQPFPDSLIEAYSIAPFMGVLRQDQICIVERLMVTEDHRGSNVTLRMYREVMNFVLQHKAEIVLLDCEPHHLNSYLKLGFRPFTTPYTYPGIGLVIPMALIVGDFEHLKQIGSPFAMLTKPEDLAYCQSTEALTQIIDDKSNVHSLTVSNTGQFLNEIKSLSPEKQFAFNTTPSLFDFLEEEEIERLIQKSHIIACKKGNHIIEKDNSAKTMFILLSGHVAVEKNGQMIAMVSPGEVIGEIAFFLGVPRTASIIAATEDVKVLSLDEKGLSRLLKHEGQLANKVLMNLCRGLCSRILAGSESSDFRAN encoded by the coding sequence ATGCAGGATGGTGTCAGATTTGCGATAACGGAAGAGGACAATCGGGCTTCCTTCAGACTGCGTTATCAGATTTATGTCAAAAGCATGGGTCGGCTCAAGGATAAAGGCGACCATGAAAAAGAGGAATTGCGGGACGAGTATGATGAATTCGCCCGTGCTGTAATCGCTATCCAGAACGGTGAACCAATCGGTACCCTGCGGCTCTTTTGGGGTGGAGATCAGCCATTTCCAGACTCACTGATCGAAGCATACAGTATTGCGCCGTTCATGGGCGTGCTGAGACAGGATCAGATCTGTATAGTCGAACGATTGATGGTGACCGAAGATCACCGGGGCAGCAATGTCACGTTGAGGATGTACAGGGAAGTCATGAATTTCGTTCTCCAGCACAAGGCGGAAATTGTCCTGTTGGATTGCGAACCCCATCATCTCAACTCTTACCTGAAACTTGGATTCAGACCGTTCACCACCCCTTATACCTATCCTGGAATTGGCCTGGTCATTCCAATGGCATTAATTGTAGGTGATTTCGAGCACCTTAAACAGATTGGGTCTCCCTTTGCTATGCTGACGAAACCTGAAGACTTGGCCTATTGTCAATCGACCGAAGCGCTGACACAAATTATTGACGACAAGTCCAATGTCCACAGCCTGACTGTTTCCAATACCGGGCAATTCCTCAACGAGATTAAATCCCTGTCACCGGAAAAACAGTTTGCTTTCAACACGACCCCGAGTCTGTTCGACTTTCTGGAAGAGGAAGAGATCGAACGCCTGATTCAGAAAAGCCACATCATCGCCTGCAAGAAAGGCAACCACATAATCGAAAAGGACAACTCGGCTAAAACCATGTTTATCCTTTTATCGGGTCACGTGGCGGTTGAGAAAAATGGCCAGATGATCGCCATGGTCTCGCCGGGCGAAGTGATCGGTGAGATTGCCTTTTTCCTGGGGGTGCCCAGAACTGCGAGCATTATCGCGGCGACTGAAGATGTAAAGGTCCTGTCCCTTGATGAGAAGGGCTTATCACGCCTACTGAAACACGAAGGACAGTTGGCCAACAAAGTTTTAATGAATCTTTGCCGCGGACTATGCTCCCGTATCCTTGCCGGTAGTGAGTCATCCGACTTCAGGGCCAATTAG